From one Anopheles bellator chromosome 1, idAnoBellAS_SP24_06.2, whole genome shotgun sequence genomic stretch:
- the LOC131216471 gene encoding lysosome membrane protein 2-like isoform X1, with product MVEMIAFNSPETVVVASENDLRKQRPLKKKTSTLNTIFFYLGIEQRSGEDANLCYRMLILAALFVVFFISAFGFFVMWFTEMYNNSLLEKLTLTPNSTAAEWWATPPVFPLLKVHVFNYTNAEEYFAGEDIKLRVEELGPYVYKETAEKINVIHNADGTISYREHRHIQFLPGESSGNPFDHVIVPNVVFLTAETKMKNENSLTKLSYNIMKGATSSTAFMKQPVESFLWGYEDKLLNMIKTVTMFSNDIQMSRFGMLMTRNGTSAENFTIYSGESSLQHLALIKELDGNVRLNQWHTDECDLVGGTDGSQFPPHLMDRYQHLQVFIKSLCRKFPLVYDSEVTALDGIPAWRYKIPKTVFLHPREHAPNQCYCMDESSNCAPSGVFNITGCSLGAPIFASFPHFYTGDQELIHAIEGLEPVQEKHETYADIHPRLAFPIGGASRFQINIRVQKGLDKFAEELYLPIIWLEVVPGEISDELRAMIYHSTYSANAIQMSLRIGSLVIFVLSFVLIAAKCYCGRRKSENINGFTGRSGQFAAY from the exons ATGGTCGAGATGATTGCCTTCAATTCGCCGGAGACGGTCGTGGTGGCCAGTGAAAATGATCTTCGAAAGCAGCGACcgctgaagaagaaaaccagTACCCTAAACACGATCTTCTTTTATCTCGGTATCGAGCAACGATCCGGTGAAGATGCTAACCTGTGCTACAGAATGCTCA TTCTCGCTGCGTTATTTGTAGTGTTCTTCATTAGTGCCTTTGGGTTCTTCGTCATGTGGTTCACCGAAATGTACAATAATTCGTTACTAGAG AAACTAACTCTGACTCCAAACTCTACGGCCGCCGAATGGTGGGCTACACCGCCGGTGTTTCCGTTGCTGAAGGTTCACGTTTTCAACTACACCAATGCAGAAGAATATTTTGCCGGTGAAGACATCAAGCTGCGGGTGGAAGAATTAGGGCCCTACGTTTACAAGGAGACGGCGGAGAAGATCAACGTAATACACAACGCTGACGGTACAATTTCATACCGA GAGCACCGACACATACAGTTCCTGCCCGGGGAATCCAGCGGAAATCCATTCGATCATGTGATCGTACCAAACGTGGTGTTTCTTACCGCCGAAACGAAGATGAAGAATGAGAACAGCTTAACCAAGCTGTCGTACAATATTATGAAAGGTGCGACAAGCTCGACAGCCTTTATGAAGCAGCCAGTGGAATCGTTTTTGTGGGGCTACGAGGACAAGCTGCTGAACATGATCAAAACGGTCACGATGTTCAGCAACGACATTCAGATGTCCCGGTTCGGAATGCTCATGACG CGAAACGGTACCAGTGCCGAAAACTTTACCATCTACTCCGGCGAATCGAGCTTGCAGCATTTGGCGCTCATCAAGGAGTTGGACGGAAACGTCCGGCTAAACCAGTGGCACACGGACGAATGCGACCTCGTGGGCGGTACCGACGGATCCCAGTTTCCGCCCCACCTAATGGATCGGTACCAGCATCTGCAGGTGTTCATCAAATCGCTCTGCCGCAAGTTTCCGCTCGTGTACGATAGCGAGGTGACGGCGCTGGACGGGATACCGGCCTGGCGGTACAAGATCCCCAAGACCGTGTTCCTGCACCCGCGGGAGCACGCTCCCAACCAGTGCTACTGTATGGACGAATCGAGCAACTGCGCTCCGAGTGGCGTGTTTAACATTACAGGATGCTCGCTCGGGGCTCCGATATTCGCCTCGTTCCCTCACTTCTACACCGGCGATCAGGAGCTGATCCACGCGATCGAAGGGCTTGAGCCGGTCCAGGAGAAGCACGAAACGTACGCGGACATCCATCCTCGGTTGGCCTTCCCCATTGGAGGGGCCTCTCGGTTTCAGATCAACATTCGTGTGCAGAAAG GATTGGACAAGTTCGCCGAAGAACTCTACCTGCCGATTATCTGGCTCGAGGTGGTCCCGGGCGAAATATCGGACGAGCTGCGGGCCATGATCTATCACAGCACGTACAGTGCGAACGCCATCCAGATGTCGTTGCGGATCGGCAGCCTGGTGATCTTTGTGCTCTCGTTCGTGCTGATCGCTGCGAAGTGCTACTGCGGGCGgcgaaaatcggaaaacattAACGGCTTCACGGGCAGATCTGGACAATTCGCGGCATACTAG
- the LOC131216471 gene encoding scavenger receptor class B member 1-like isoform X2 has protein sequence MVEMIAFNSPETVVVASENDLRKQRPLKKKTSTLNTIFFYLGIEQRSGEDANLCYRMLILAALFVVFFISAFGFFVMWFTEMYNNSLLEKLTLTPNSTAAEWWATPPVFPLLKVHVFNYTNAEEYFAGEDIKLRVEELGPYVYKETAEKINVIHNADGTISYREHRHIQFLPGESSGNPFDHVIVPNVVFLTAETKMKNENSLTKLSYNIMKGATSSTAFMKQPVESFLWGYEDKLLNMIKTVTMFSNDIQMSRFGMLMTRNGTSAENFTIYSGESSLQHLALIKELDGNVRLNQWHTDECDLVGGTDGSQFPPHLMDRYQHLQVFIKSLCRKFPLVYDSEVTALDGIPAWRYKIPKTVFLHPREHAPNQCYCMDESSNCAPSGVFNITGCSLGAPIFASFPHFYTGDQELIHAIEGLEPVQEKHETYADIHPRLAFPIGGASRFQINIRVQKAATVLGLDKFAEELYLPIIWLEVVPGEISDELRAMIYHSTYSANAIQMSLRIGSLVIFVLSFVLIAAKCYCGRRKSENINGFTGRSGQFAAY, from the exons ATGGTCGAGATGATTGCCTTCAATTCGCCGGAGACGGTCGTGGTGGCCAGTGAAAATGATCTTCGAAAGCAGCGACcgctgaagaagaaaaccagTACCCTAAACACGATCTTCTTTTATCTCGGTATCGAGCAACGATCCGGTGAAGATGCTAACCTGTGCTACAGAATGCTCA TTCTCGCTGCGTTATTTGTAGTGTTCTTCATTAGTGCCTTTGGGTTCTTCGTCATGTGGTTCACCGAAATGTACAATAATTCGTTACTAGAG AAACTAACTCTGACTCCAAACTCTACGGCCGCCGAATGGTGGGCTACACCGCCGGTGTTTCCGTTGCTGAAGGTTCACGTTTTCAACTACACCAATGCAGAAGAATATTTTGCCGGTGAAGACATCAAGCTGCGGGTGGAAGAATTAGGGCCCTACGTTTACAAGGAGACGGCGGAGAAGATCAACGTAATACACAACGCTGACGGTACAATTTCATACCGA GAGCACCGACACATACAGTTCCTGCCCGGGGAATCCAGCGGAAATCCATTCGATCATGTGATCGTACCAAACGTGGTGTTTCTTACCGCCGAAACGAAGATGAAGAATGAGAACAGCTTAACCAAGCTGTCGTACAATATTATGAAAGGTGCGACAAGCTCGACAGCCTTTATGAAGCAGCCAGTGGAATCGTTTTTGTGGGGCTACGAGGACAAGCTGCTGAACATGATCAAAACGGTCACGATGTTCAGCAACGACATTCAGATGTCCCGGTTCGGAATGCTCATGACG CGAAACGGTACCAGTGCCGAAAACTTTACCATCTACTCCGGCGAATCGAGCTTGCAGCATTTGGCGCTCATCAAGGAGTTGGACGGAAACGTCCGGCTAAACCAGTGGCACACGGACGAATGCGACCTCGTGGGCGGTACCGACGGATCCCAGTTTCCGCCCCACCTAATGGATCGGTACCAGCATCTGCAGGTGTTCATCAAATCGCTCTGCCGCAAGTTTCCGCTCGTGTACGATAGCGAGGTGACGGCGCTGGACGGGATACCGGCCTGGCGGTACAAGATCCCCAAGACCGTGTTCCTGCACCCGCGGGAGCACGCTCCCAACCAGTGCTACTGTATGGACGAATCGAGCAACTGCGCTCCGAGTGGCGTGTTTAACATTACAGGATGCTCGCTCGGGGCTCCGATATTCGCCTCGTTCCCTCACTTCTACACCGGCGATCAGGAGCTGATCCACGCGATCGAAGGGCTTGAGCCGGTCCAGGAGAAGCACGAAACGTACGCGGACATCCATCCTCGGTTGGCCTTCCCCATTGGAGGGGCCTCTCGGTTTCAGATCAACATTCGTGTGCAGAAAG CGGCCACCGTTTTAGGATTGGACAAGTTCGCCGAAGAACTCTACCTGCCGATTATCTGGCTCGAGGTGGTCCCGGGCGAAATATCGGACGAGCTGCGGGCCATGATCTATCACAGCACGTACAGTGCGAACGCCATCCAGATGTCGTTGCGGATCGGCAGCCTGGTGATCTTTGTGCTCTCGTTCGTGCTGATCGCTGCGAAGTGCTACTGCGGGCGgcgaaaatcggaaaacattAACGGCTTCACGGGCAGATCTGGACAATTCGCGGCATACTAG
- the LOC131216068 gene encoding cytokine-inducible SH2-containing protein — MELHEEPVLDALSGHKRADMQQNSVSTTDTDGIYRFNWFLSLRRKSSPQTTVATGSKKNEGDAGSTKDELFTGDDGGGGAGHHHAPHGGSVFYTLRKRFQKKFTSVKVKAYEPDGSPGTVCLASSCTANTPSSGGNSIAQCNGSSAHDSGACLAGNDFARIVIERHTQNPIRFSANLPVIMNRDIVPNMAGHERAGGGDPAPLDTPDGCRSTLDDTMSRMRIDLLQYGWYWGKLTRSSAQKRLARQCNGTFLVRDSQTEKYQFTVSFRSSGITLHCRIDYKNNYWSFSGLTTPTTYETMIELIEDTMKKSEFGVIGYVKQNSPLMPPFPVRLTKPINRFYEVSTLQHLCRFIIRQKIDSNDIAKLPLPEKLKQYVEENFYDL; from the exons ATGGAG CTGCACGAAGAGCCAGTGCTAGATGCCTTGAGTGGTCACAAACGTGCGGATATGCAACAGAATTCGGTATCGacgaccgacaccgacggtATCTATCGGTTCAACTGGTTCCTTTCGCTCCGCCGGAAGTCGTCACCGCAGACGACCGTGGCGACGGGAAGTAAAAAGAACGAAGGAGATGCTGGATCCACAAAGGACGAGTTGTTTAcgggcgatgatggcggtggcggcgccggccATCATCACGCTCCGCACGGTGGTAGCGTCTTCTATACCCTTCGCAAGCGGTTCCAAAAGAAATTCACGTCCGTGAAGGTAAAAGCGTACGAACCAGATGGCTCCCCTGGGACGGTCTGCCTGGCCAGTAGCTGCACGGCCAACACACCGAGCTCCGGCGGCAATAGTATCGCACAGTGCAATGGATCGTCGGCCCACGATTCAGGAGCATGCTTGGCCGGAAACGACTTTGCCCGGATCGTAATCGAACGACACACGCAGAACCCGATACGCTTTTCCGCGAACTTACCTGTGATAATGAATAGAGATATTGTACCAAATATGGCGGGCCACGAAAGGGCGGGTGGCGGCGATCCGGCTCCCTTAGACACGCCCGACGGTTGCCGTTCAACGCTCGACGACACGATGTCCCGCATGCGAATCGACCTGCTACAGTACGGTTGGTACTGGGGCAAATTGACGCGCTCTTCCGCCCAGAAACGGTTGGCTCGGCAGTGCAACGGCACGTTCCTGGTGCGCGATTCACAGACGGAAAAGTATCAGTTCACCGTTAGTTTCCGGAGTTCCGGCATTACGTTACATTGTCGAATCGACTATAAAAACAACTACTG GTCGTTTTCTGGTTTGACGACACCGACCACCTACGAGACGATGATTGAACTGATCGAGGACACGATGAAAAAGTCCGAATTCGGAGTGATTGGATACGTGAAGCAGAACTCGCCCCTCATGCCACCATTCCCGGTCCGGCTGACGAAGCCGATTAACCGGTTCTACGAAGTTTCCACTCTGCAGCATTTATGTCGATTTATCATACGGCAGAAAATCGATTCGAACGACATTGCCAAGCTACCACTACCGGAAAAGTTGAAGCAATACGTGGAGGAGAATTTTTACGATCTCTAG
- the LOC131209471 gene encoding ubiquinone biosynthesis protein COQ9, mitochondrial produces the protein MFHRVFVHVRQPSFGLGLNALLNLGTTRIIVPASSTVRCFNCTGCRQRSSESLDAFRAREEKKEQDYAKQQQQQQTNDQNAKDFTAQTEFSSTSDGEEERTKEMILEAALLFVRSHGWSKQAIANGAEAINYPSVSHGLFPRGGIELVHYFYKQCNLKLIEHLKQQTADVEKVANPSDFARQAIEYRLRMLEPYLKHWPQALGLMTLPPNAPHSLANLLTLVDDICYYAGDRSVDFNWYTRRIGLACIYKTTELYMLQDNSAGFERTWKFLERRMEEASMVHEFLVKSEDATHQLQSAVGSAFTTARNILGLNFNRR, from the exons ATGTTTCACAGAGTATTTGTTCACGTTCGTCAACCTTCTTTCGGTTTAG GCCTAAATGCACTGTTAAATTTGGGAACTACGAGAATTATCGTCCCAGCTTCGAGCACGGTCCGTTGTTTCAACTGCACCGGATGTCGACAACGATCAAGTGAATCATTGGACGCATTTCGTGCTcgagaagagaaaaaggaacaggaCTAtgccaagcagcagcagcagcaacagacaAATGACCAGAATGCGAAAGATTTTACAGCGCAGACAGAGTTTTCCTCTACAAGCGATGGAGAAGAGGAGCGCACGAAGGAAATGATACTGGAAGCGGCCCTCCTATTCGTGCGATCACACGGATGGTCAAAGCAAGCGATAGCGAACGGAGCTGAGGCCATCAATTACCCCAGCGTCAGTCACGGGCTCTTTCCGCGGGGCGGAATCGAGCTGGTACATTACTTCTACAAACAGTGCAACCTGAAACTGATCGAACATCTGAAGCAGCAGACGGCGGATGTTGAGAAGGTGGCGAATCCGTCTGATTTTGCGCGCCAGGCCATCGAATACCGATTGCGTATGCTCGAACCGTACCTGAAACACTGGCCACAAGCGCTCGGCCTGATGACGTTACCGCCGAATGCCCCCCACTCGTTGGCAAATTTGCTGACCCTAGTCGACGATATCTGCTACTACGCCGGAGATCGTTCGGTCGAT TTCAATTGGTACACACGACGGATTGGGTTAGCGTGCATCTACAAAACCACGGAACTGTACATGCTGCAGGACAACTCGGCCGGTTTCGAGAGAACGTGGAAATTCCTAGAGCGACGCATGGAAGAGGCTAGCATGGTGCACGAGTTCCTAGTCAAATCGGAAGATGCCACACACCAGCTACAAAGTGCAGTCGGTTCAGCGTTTACGACG GCTCGCAACATATTGGGGCTGAATTTCAACCGACGATGA
- the LOC131209460 gene encoding glomulin: MIKLLSMELISQIATELVDDETLEDREMLLMRLAHKCSPAEVLHELMARMQFCSCDEVFTSLLKVIQVALRRLPVKRARCAEWVYGSIMDYLNKIPLPEVLTKELDDKEYMLVENDESVMRFLKLYLHMLLFLEPLVAQLAASVQDGVFFDTKMTQKNVLFCFILRLMGKLLPMLPCRDPQKLKDRHLPQQEHTSTTYSWQVAKDMTKLATTLVKNPFFLLPYGEKFTGHDKLLKKWSKTEETGDDHEDATSEDYFMNGNEHMMDGLAILYYDLLGNGCSTFNVPLVYEARYVFEMGLHYVVRLVNLPYTVALLKGIRLARSLVEKVKSVPLSARELESPIHISFCGRFIRALELSRNNFNRDTGVRLLRMYIRVFDDEGRYTIFAHLLKHFDGDSVRSFAINEYRDLASAKMLLGHEAPLPLWYSGEVLREMLLSHICVLKEGVETDLVERSFTLTSALSALWVLLKTDQSNRSGVWDCFGDLEKQFLAKLRTALDLSTAHYKNELSAVNRGDRDEQTGDMSKVSISALNGEAPPIMTRENNIDFLNRMILTLEMLEFNLSRISNDIEQLRKARAV; the protein is encoded by the exons ATGATAAAATTGCTATCAATGGAGCTGATATCGCAAATCGCAACTGAGCTCGTCGATGACGAAACGTTAGAAGACAGGGAAATGCTGCTGATGCGTTTGGCGCACAAGTGCAGTCCGGCTGAGGTGTTGCACGAACTTATGGCAAGGATGCAATTTTGCTCCTGCGATGAAGTGTTTACCAGCCTGTTGAAAGTGATTCAGGTTGCGCTGCGACGACTTCCGGTAAAGCGTGCTCGCTGTGCAGAATGGGTGTACGGTTCGATCATGGATTATCTCAATAAGATCCCGCTGCCGGAAGTGCTGACCAAGGAGCTGGACGATAAAGAGTACATGCTAGTGGAAAACGATGAAAGCGTCATGAGATTTCTGAAGCTCTATCTTCACATGTTGCTTTTCCTCGAGCCTCTCGTCGCGCAGTTGGCGGCGTCAGTACAAGACGGTGTCTTCTTCGACACCAAGATGACGCAGAAaaatgttctgttttgttttatcctGCGGCTTATGGGGAAACTGTTGCCCATGCTTCCATGCCGTGATCCTCAGAAACTCAAAGACCGCCACCTGCCTCAGCAAG AGCACACGAGTACAACCTACTCGTGGCAAGTGGCGAAAGACATGACAAAACTCGCTACGACATTGGTCAAGAATCCATTCTTCCTGCTGCCTTATGGAGAAAAGTTTACCGGCCACGATAAGCTACTGAAGAAATGGTCCAAAACGGAAGAGACCGGCGATGATCACGAAGATGCTACAAGCGAAGATTATTTCATGAACGGCAATGAGCATATGATGGATGGCCTTGCGATTCTGTACTATGATCTACTGGGTAATGGCTGTTCTACTTTCAACGTGCCACTCGTTTACGAAGCTCGTTACGTCTTCGAAATGGGACTTCACTATGTAGTGCGGCTCGTCAACTTACCGTACACGGTGGCACTGCTAAAAGGCATTCGGCTTGCGCGGTCGTTAGTTGAGAAGGTGAAAAGTGTTCCACTTTCAGCCCGCGAGCTCGAGTCACCAATTCACATCAGTTTTTGTGGGCGCTTCATTCGTGCGTTAGAGCTTTCgagaaacaatttcaatcgCGATACGGGAGTACGGTTGCTACGGATGTATATTCGGGTtttcgacgacgaaggaagATACACCATTTTCGCCCATCTTCTGAAGCACTTTGACGGTGACTCTGTCCGGTCGTTTGCGATCAACGAATATAGGGATCTGGCTAGTGCGAAAATGTTACTGGGTCACGAagcgccgctgccgctgtggTATAGTGGTGAGGTTTTGCGCGAAATGTTACTCAGCCACATTTGCGTGCTGAAAGAGGGGGTAGAAACGGACCTGGTCGAACGTAGCTTCACCCTCACCAGTGCCCTATCGGCACTTTGGGTGCTGCTCAAAACGGATCAATCGAACCGCAGTGGCGTGTGGGACTGTTTTGGTGATCTTGAGAAGCAGTTTCTCGCGAAACTTCGCACGGCACTAGATCTGAGTACAGCACACTACAAAAACGAGCTGTCTGCTGTTAACCGGGGAGATCGAGACGAACAGACCGGCGATATGAGCAAAGTTTCCATCAGCGCACTGAATGGTGAAGCGCCGCCGATTATGACACGCGAGAACAATATCGATTTCCTTAACCGCATGATCTTGACGCTGGAAATGTTGGAATTCAACTTGTCCCGCATTAGCAACGACATCGAGCAGTTGCGAAAGGCGCGAGCTGTATGA